From Topomyia yanbarensis strain Yona2022 chromosome 1, ASM3024719v1, whole genome shotgun sequence, one genomic window encodes:
- the LOC131691585 gene encoding activating signal cointegrator 1 complex subunit 2 → MVIAAFENEKNLPLNELMIPLDEDGIERSVPALNEKWKDSRIFTRYTSFPFRANTTLVEEGAALEQWFSETGWFVKDMEWLLGLEHYRFWSTLVYNRGAIESVVSFTQSAVPYYLAGAARSSPSVFPLYSAAHRATLQVICRMITQRESDRCWIGKEFLGELLYKHYLVSIPLLFDLLPVYGRDNKQVLTLMVQTIFKLQPKYGQDLKVGLKFLQSTFKTIQQQIVTDRLDGNIASLTRLNDLAIYTLDCSTVLALLVECYPDCRSICTELAMEQSITNFYDNTIVVLYKNIHAMDNESTYLTYLNTARMELLSAFRGIVNFQLETVLDNPQRSLIPADKFLCTLTECLSDPVFVKDYQRHYPVEQDLDVLRQACRSVDTFKMDFVQNAYCLEDGANGLSNGYVEPLPEDDESFGEAAGGVAEDELAEAGPSTASGPVLTPEQQIEANVQKVLDVLPHLGDGYVRKILSRYDDVEQAIAAVLEGNLPPDLANADPTEPYIPADKLDTLFVETGIERLNIYDGDEFDVLVHDQIKGVMKKGKGMPGQPKNLKEMLDDKSHVREMKGRYQEYTNVCDEYDDEYDDSFDAMADSESKTVRLTAAMRNALVDELEDDDEDDAEVEEDVGQSGGKKTLDFCENPEVVRQRYEESRRSKFQARQGGFVPPGGGSGKDVVGKAKGQGQDKSVLLNRKQKGEHKSSRANHNRKQGATFKRNKGMIPS, encoded by the exons ATGGTTATCGCTGCTTTTGAA AACGAAAAAAATCTTCCACTGAACGAGTTGATGATTCCGCTGGATGAAGACGGCATAGAACGATCGGTTCCAGCTctg AACGAAAAGTGGAAAGACTCACGCATCTTCACACGCTACACTTCGTTCCCGTTCCGCGCCAACACCACCCTGGTAGAGGAAGGTGCCGCTCTGGAGCAATGGTTCAGCGAAACGGGCTGGTTCGTCAAAGATATGGAATGGTTACTGGGGTTGGAACATTACCG tttctggtccACGTTGGTTTACAATCGAGGCGCCATCGAGAGTGTCGTTTCATTTACCCAGTCCGCCGTCCCTTACTACCTGGCAGGAGCGGCTCGCAGCTCACCATCCGTATTTCCACTTTATTCAGCAGCTCATCGTGCCACCCTGCAGGTCATCTGTCGGATGATAACCCAGCGGGAGTCCGACCGGTGCTGGATCGGTAAAGAATTTTTAGGTGAGCTACTGTACAAGCACTACTTGGTATCGATTCCGCTGTTGTTCGATCTGCTGCCGGTGTACGGACGAGACAACAAGCAGGTGCTGACGCTAATGGTACAGACTATTTTCAAGCTACAGCCGAAATACGGTCAAGATCTGAAAGTTGGATTAAAGTTTCTGCAGAGT accTTCAAAACCATCCAACAACAAATCGTAACGGATCGACTCGACGGAAACATTGCAAGCCTAACCAGGCTAAACGATCTCGCCATCTACACGTTAGATTGCAGCACTGTCCTTGCCCTGCTAGTGGAATGCTATCCGGACTGTCGATCCATCTGTACCGAGCTTGCCATGGAGCAATCGATCACCAACTTTTACGATAACACCATCGTCGTCCTCTACAAAAACATCCATGCAATGGATAACGAATCAACCTATCTGACCTATCTGAACACGGCCCGAATGGAACTGCTATCCGCTTTCCGAGGAATCGTTAACTTTCAGTTGGAAACTGTTCTAGACAATCCGCAGCGTAGTCTGATTCCAGCGGACAAGTTTCTGTGCACTCTAACCGAATGCCTATCGGATCCGGTCTTCGTGAAAGACTACCAACGGCACTACCCGGTCGAGCAGGATTTGGACGTGCTGAGGCAAGCCTGTCGAAGTGTGGATACCTTCAAGATGGACTTCGTCCAGAATGCATACTGCTTGGAAGATGGCGCAAATGGTCTTAGCAATGGTTATGTGGAACCGCTTCCGGAAGACGATGAAAGTTTTGGTGAAGCAGCGGGAGGTGTTGCGGAAGATGAACTGGCCGAAGCTGGTCCGAGTACAGCGAGTGGTCCGGTGCTTACACCGGAACAGCAAATCGAAGCGAACGTTCAGAAGGTGCTGGATGTTCTTCCGCATTTGGGTGATGGTTACGTGAGGAAGATACTAAGCCGGTACGATGATGTGGAGCAGGCAATTGCGGCTGTTCTGGAGGGAAATTTGCCGCCGGATTTGGCGAACGCGGATCCAACGGAGCCGTACATTCCGGCGGACAAGTTGGATACGCTTTTCGTCGAGACCGGCATTGAGCGGTTGAATATCTACGATGGAGATGAATTTGATGTGTTGGTTCACGATCAGATTAAGGGTGTGATGAAGAAGGGTAAGGGAATGCCAGGGCAGCCGAAGAACTTGAAGGAGATGTTGGATGATAAGAGCCATGTTCGGGAGATGAAGGGTCGCTACCAGGAATATACGAACGTGTGTGACGAGTACGATGATGAGTATGACGACAGTTTTGATGCGATGGCGGACAGTGAGTCTAAAACGGTACGACTGACGGCAGCGATGAGGAATGCTTTGGTTGATGAGCTGGAAGATGATGATGAGGATGATGCGGAAGTGGAGGAGGATGTTGGACAGTCGGGTGGGAAGAAAACGCTTGATTTTTGCGAGAATCCGGAAGTCGTTCGTCAGCGGTACGAGGAAAGTCGGAGAAGCAAGTTTCAAGCTAGACAGGGTGGTTTTGTGCCACCGGGTGGTGGTTCGGGAAAGGATGTGGTAGGTAAAGCTAAGGGACAAGGGCAGGATAAGTCCGTTCTGTTGAATCGAAAACAGAAGGGCGAGCACAAATCGAGCCGGGCGAACCATAATCGCAAGCAGGGAGCTACGTTTAAACGAAATAAAGGTATGATTCCGTCCTGA